One genomic segment of Labeo rohita strain BAU-BD-2019 chromosome 14, IGBB_LRoh.1.0, whole genome shotgun sequence includes these proteins:
- the cxcl14 gene encoding C-X-C motif chemokine 14 yields the protein MNRCTAALLLLVIAVYSLNTEAYKCRCTRKGPKIRYKDVQKLEIKPKHPYCQEKMIFVTMENVSRFKGQEYCLHPRLQSTKNLVKWFKIWKDKHRVYEA from the exons ATGAATCGCTGTACGGCCGCTTTACTTTTGCTGGTTATCGCCGTTTATTCACTCAACACAGAGG ctTATAAGTGCAGATGCACGAGAAAAGGCCCGAAGATCCGGTACAAAGATGTACAAAAGCTGGAGATCAAGCCTAAACATCCGTACTGCCAAGAAAAGATGATATT TGTCACTATGGAGAATGTGTCCCGTTTCAAAGGTCAGGAGTATTGCCTGCATCCCAGACTCCAGAGCACTAAGAACCTTGTCAAGTGGTTCAAAATCTGGAAGGACAAACACAG GGTGTATGAGGCCTAA